The genome window TCGTAGGCCTtgtcgccagcgccagtcttgtcgaggtcgaggttggcctCCCACACAGCCGCAGAGAAGACGAGCGCGCCACTGTCAGAGTCGTACTGCAGCCCGCTGGGCTCGGTGCCCTCGGGGAAGTCGAGGACTTTGGTCGGTTCCGTGGTTGCTGCGCCGATCGAGAATTGGAGAAGTGCCGAGCCATTGACGTACGCTACCGTGTCTTTGGAGAGCCAGATGAAGTCGTGACCCTGCGAAGTCGGCGCGGTCCAGATCTTGCGGATGCGCTTGTTgttctccttgagctgctcaaggcCGTCAAGGTCTAGGATGTTGAGGGTGCGGGACATGCTAATGTCAGCGCGGGTTGGGAGAACACGAGAAAGGCAAGGCCCGGGAGGCGGTCAGCTCGACGTTCCAAGGCCGCCAACTCGAATCACGGCTGGACATTGCCCCACCAGAGTAGTCCACTCACGTGTCGTCTGCCTCGTTCCACTGGTCTACCACACTAATGGCATGTAATCCGTCCGGCGAAGCAATGGCTGCCTGTGGCCGCGGAGTGCTCAGCATGTCCACGGGGGTGAACTGCTCGACCGCATTGGCGGCTacgagcccgaggagggtgaggagtGGGGCGAACATTGTTCTTGCGGTGGGCTACGTCGGACTAGGTCGTCCCCACTGCTTATATGGGACTTTGCGGTCTGCCAGAAGCACGAGGTTGGGCACCACGAGGTACCGAGCTTGATATTGTGTTGGGGCTTAGTCGGTGGTCGTCAGCAGAACAGTCAGAGCTAAAAGAGGCGGAATAGATGAtgccaagaaggccgaAAGAGGAATGTAGCAGATGTAATCGTATGGTCAGACAAGGCAGGCACGTCTTGTCAGATGGTGACGTCGTGATTTATTGCTCCGCGTGGTCGCCATGTTATTCTCACGTGTTGGTCAAGATGAAGGGCCAGGGAGGCTGACAACTCGGCGCCCGGACGACCCGCGGCCGACTTGGAAGCCGCTTCAAGTGGGCGTGTGGTCGGGTTTCGGCCCTATCCCAAGTTTGTCTACTATACTAGTAGTTTGTAACAAGTTAGACAGTACTAGTTACGAACTACAAAGGAGCAGGCCCTCCCACTTTGTCTCCCCCGGCAATCACAGTACGCGGCCAATCCACGATTTAGCCAGCCCACACCATTACACCGGCAtccccgacgccgacatccATCTCATCTTCTTGATATCATACCTCTCAACTCCACCCACTCTCCTTCATTGtcagccagccagccagccagccccGACCTCAGTGTATTAGTTCACCATGTCGTCCGCGATTCAGAAATGGGTTATGGAGTGAGAATCCTAACAGACAGAGCTAACCCAGCCCGGCGAACCACGACTTTCTCGCGATTGTCAAGGGCGCCCGCAACGGTCTCGTGTACGGGTGCAAGGTGCGGTTCCCGCATGCGTTGGTCATGGCTGCCCTCTTCTCGCACAAGCCGTGGAGCACGCGGATTCACGGTATCCTGACAGCGACCCGGACGCACGCAATGAGCCTCGCCAAGTTTGCGGTGGTTTACAAGATCATGCTGCTCGTGCAGAAGCGGCTGAACGGGGGTATGGAGCGTGATCTCGACACGTTTGTCGCGGGTGGGATCGGCGGTTACACCGTGTTTGGGGATCGCACACCGGTGAGTCGGCGCAACAACG of Cutaneotrichosporon cavernicola HIS019 DNA, chromosome: 4 contains these proteins:
- a CDS encoding uncharacterized protein (Tim17/Tim22/Tim23/Pmp24 family) encodes the protein MSSAIQKWVMDPANHDFLAIVKGARNGLVYGCKVRFPHALVMAALFSHKPWSTRIHGILTATRTHAMSLAKFAVVYKIMLLVQKRLNGGMERDLDTFVAGGIGGYTVFGDRTPINEQIVLYIMSRAILSFIPRLYSNSPNPPKTPWQPLDHPLPSLTSPEANPRPIPPANIPFAIVASLSWAAVMYMFRHRGERLQPGIINSMRYIYHESDTWTSLKTLLWHNK